One window of the Polypterus senegalus isolate Bchr_013 unplaced genomic scaffold, ASM1683550v1 scaffold_9484, whole genome shotgun sequence genome contains the following:
- the LOC120519907 gene encoding E3 ubiquitin-protein ligase TRIM39-like, whose amino-acid sequence MQICKAAARVTLDPETAHPRLVVSADGRCVRDQHKDQNVSDTPLRFDTWHFVLGRESFTSGQHYWEVDVKERTWWYLGVVSESAQRKGRVSLKPQSGYWIVRLYSDELTALTDPETPLRLKAIPQKVGMYLDCDEGRLSFYSVEDRWHIHTFNGGVTGKLYPLFDPGVDGEELEILQPGDETNHSVQHKEVV is encoded by the exons ATGCAGATTTGTAAAGCAGCTG CTCGTGTGACTCTGGACCCTGAAACTGCACACCCCCGCCTTGTCGTGTCTGCAGATGGTCGTTGTGTACGAGATCAGCATAAAGATCAGAACGTCTCTGACACTCCACTCAGGTTTGACACCTGGCACTTTGTCCTGGGGAGGGAGAGTTTCACCTCAGGACAGCACTACTGGGAGGTGGATGTGAAGGAGAGGACTTGGTGGTATTTGGGTGTCGTCAGTGAGTCTGCACAGAGGAAAGGACGAGTGAGTCTGAAACCTCAGTCAGGATACTGGATTGTGAGGCTGTATAGTGATGAGCTGACTGCACTGACTGACCCTGAGACCCCACTGCGACTGAAAGCGATACCCCAGAAGGTAGGGATGTACCTGGATTGTGATGAGGGGCGCCTCTCATTTTACAGTGTGGAGGACCGCTGGCACATCCACACCTTCAATGGAGGCGTCACTGGGAAACTGTATCCACTGTTTGATCCTGGAGTTGACGGAGAAGAGCTTGAGATCCTGCAGCCTGGAGATGAAACAAACCACTCTGTCCAGCACAAGGAAGTTGTCTAA